The Triticum aestivum cultivar Chinese Spring chromosome 7B, IWGSC CS RefSeq v2.1, whole genome shotgun sequence genome window below encodes:
- the LOC123162541 gene encoding spermidine synthase 1 yields MEAETAAKRARENEGAAAADGAGEQAGISAVIPGWFSEISPMWPGEAHSLKVEKVLFQGKSDYQDVLVFQSSTYGKVLVLDGVIQVTERDECAYQEMITHLPLCSIKDPKKVLVIGGGDGGVLREVSRHSSVEQIDICEIDKMVVDVSKQFFPHLALGFEDPRVSLHIGDGVAFLKNAPEGTYDAVIVDSSDPVGPAQELFEKPFFESVSRALRPGGVVCTQAESIWLHMHIIEDIVTNCRQVFKGSVNYAWTTVPTYPSGVIGFMLCSTEGPSVDFQHPVFSIEEDEYSTKSKGPLKFYNSEFHTASFCLPSFARRVIEAKAN; encoded by the exons ATGgaggccgagacggcggcgaaGAGGGCGCGGGAGAACGAGGGCGCTGCGGCGGCGGACGGAGCCGGGGAGCAGGCGGGGATCTCCGCCGTCATCCCCGGATGGTTCTCCGAGATCAGCCCCATGtggcccggcgaggcgcactcgcTCAAGGTGGAGAAGGTCCTGTTCCAAGGCAAGTCGGACTACCAAGACGTGCTGGTTTTCCAGTCCTCCACCTACGGGAAGGTGCTCGTCCTGGATGGGGTGATCCAGGTGACCGAGAGGGACGAGTGCGCCTACCAGGAGATGATCACCCACCTCCCTCTCTGCTCAATCAAAGACCCCAAGAAGGTCCTGGTCATCGGGGGCGGAGACGGCGGCGTTCTGCGGGAGGTCTCACGGCACTCCTCGGTGGAGCAGATCGACATCTGCGAGATCGACAAGATGGTGGTCGATGTGTCGAAGCAGTTCTTCCCTCACCTGGCCCTCGGGTTCGAGGACCCTCGCGTGTCCCTGCACATCGGCGACGGCGTCGCCTTCCTGAAGAATGCTCCAGAGGGCACCTATGATGCAGTGATCGTCGATTCCTCCGACCCAGTAGGCCCTGCCCAGGAGCTGTTCGAGAAGCCGTTCTTCGAGTCCGTCTCCAGGGCTCTGCGTCCGGGCGGGGTCGTCTGCACCCAGGCGGAGAGCATATGGCTGCACATGCACATCATAGAGGACATTGTCACCAACTGTCGCCAGGTTTTCAAAGGCTCGGTGAACTACGCATGGACTACGGTGCCCACATACCCAAG CGGAGTGATAGGTTTCATGCTCTGCTCCACGGAGGGACCTAGTGTTGATTTCCAGCATCCCGTCTTCAGCATCGAGGAGGACGAATACTCCACAAAATCAAAGGGGCCGCTCAAGTTCTACAATTCCGAGTTCCACACCGCATCGTTTTGTTTGCCATCATTTGCGAGGAGGGTCATTGAGGCCAAGGCTAACTAG